The window GGGCCGGTGGACGGCCACAACCTGGACGAGCTGCTGCCCATCCTCGGCAACCTGCGGGGCATGGAGGGGCCGCGCCTCCTGCACGTGGTCACCCGCAAGGGCAAGGGCTTCGAGCCGGCGGAGAACGAGCCCACCAAATACCACGGCGTCACCCCCTTCGACCCCGCCACCGGCGCCCCCCGCAAATCCGGCGGCGGTGCCCCCGCCTACACCAAGGTCTTCGGCGACGCCCTGATCGAGACGGCCGCGGCCGACGAGCGGGTGACGGGCATCACGCCGGCCATGCGCGAGGGCTCCGGGCTGGTGGAGTTCGAGCAGCGCTTCCCCGAGCGCTTCTTCGACGTGGGCATCGCCGAGCAGCATGCCCTGACCTTCGCGGCGGGCCAGGCCTGCGAGGGGCTGCGGCCGGTGGTGGCCATCTATTCCACCTTCCTGCAGCGGGCCTACGACCAGCTCATCCACGACATCGCCATCCAGAACCTGCCGGTGGTCTTCGCCATCGACCGCGCCGGCATCGTCGGGCCGGACGGGCCCACCCACGGCGGCAACTTCGACTTGAGCTTCCTGCGCCCGGTGCCCAACCTCACCCTCATGACGCCGGCCAACGAGGTGGACCTGCGCAACATGCTGGCCACCGGCCTGGCCCTGGAGGGCCCCTCCGCCCTGCGCTACCCGAAGGACAAGGCGGTGGGGCTGGCCACCAGCGGGCCGCCCAGCCCGCTGGAGGTGGGCCGCGCCGAGGTGGTCCGCGAGGGGAGCGGCGGCCAGGCCCTGCTGGTTTTCGGCCCCTTCATCGGCCCCGCCCTGGAGGCGGCGGAAGAGCGGGACGCCACGGTGGTCAACATGCGCTTCGTGAAGCCGCTGGATACCGCCCTGCTCACCGAGCTGGCGGCCACGCACCGCCACCTCGTCACGGTGGAGGAGAACACCCTGGCGGGCGGGGCGGGCGAGGCGGTGCGCGCCTTCCTGGCCTCCCTGGACCCGGAGGTCCGCGTCACCTGCCTGGGCCTGCCCGACGCCTTCATCCCGCAGGGGGAGCGCACCGCCCTGCTGGGCGACTACGGCCTGGATGCGGCGGGCATGACCGCCGCCCTGCGCGCGCACACGGCCCCCCGCCCCGTTGCACGGGAATGCCCCCAAAAGTAAGCTAGGGGCCGTTCCCCAGCATCCCACTCACCTATTGCGCGGCGGGGGCCTCCCGCCGCCAATGAAGGTTCCGTACATGGCCGTGCACGACCGTACCGTCTCCGAGCAGGAGCTCCCGGACTGCGCCAGCGAGATCCAGGACACCCAGGGCCTGCCGGACCAGCGCCGCATCCCCATAAACAAGGTGGGCATCAAGGACATCCGCCACCCGGTGCGGGTCAAGGACCGTACCCAGGGCGAGCAACACACCCTGGCCCACTTCAACGCCTACGTGGACCTGCCCCAGCACTTCAAGGGCACCCACATGTCCCGCTTCGTGGAGATCCTCAACGACCACGAGCGGGAGATCTCCGTGGAGTCCTTCCGCTCCATCCTCGAGGAGATGCGCGCCCGCCTGGAGGCGGAGCAGGCCCACCTGGAGATGGCCTTCCCCTACTTCATCATGAAGCAGGCCCCGGTCTCCGGCGTGGAGAGCCAGATGGACTACGAGGTCACCCTGCGGGGCCACCTCACCCCCGAGGACTACCAGATCACCATCCAGGTGCAGGTGCCCGTCACCAGCCTGTGCCCCTGCAGCAAATCCATCTCCGAGTACGGCGCCCACAACCAGCGCTCCCACGTGGACCTGCAGGTGCGCGCCCGCGACTTCGTCTGGATCGAGGACCTGGTGGAGCTGGCGGAGGCCGAGGCCTCCTGCGACCTCTACGGGGTCCTCAAGCGGCCCGACGAGAAGTACGTCACCGAGCACGCCTACGAGAACCCCAAGTTCGTGGAGGACCTGGTCCGCGACATCGCCCGGCGGCTGGAGGACGACGAACGGATCGTCTGGTACACGGTGGGCGCCGAGAACTTCGAGTCCATCCACAACCACTCGGCCTACGCCTGGATCGAGCGCGACAAGCGCACCCCCCTCCCCGACGGCGCCTGATCCGCTCCTCCGTGGTGGGAACGGCCGCCGGCGTGGTACCGTAGCAGGCAGCCGGACGGGCCCCGCCCGCTCCCCGGTCTCGACCCGTTTCCGTGTCCATGCCGCCCCCGCGGCGTGGCCCCCGTTCCCGTGACAACCAGCGGAGCGCGCCGCATGCGCCTATCCCAGTACCTCCTGCCCACCCTGCGCGAGACCCCCGCCGACGCCGAGATCGTCAGCCACCAGCTCATGCTCCGCGCCGGGATGATCCGGCGGCTGGCCGCCGGGCTGTACTCCTGGCTGCCCCTCGGGTACCGGGTGGTGCAGCGTGTGGAGCAGGTGGTCCGCGAGGAGATGAACGCCGCCGGCGCCCAGGAGGTGCTCATGCCCGTGGTCCAGCCCGCCGAGCTGTGGGAGGAATCCGGGCGCTGGGACAACTTCGGCCCCGAGCTGCTGCGCATCAAGGACCGCCACGACCGCGACTTCGCCCTGGGGCCCACCCACGAGGAGGTGATCACCGACCTGATCCGCGGCGAGGTGCGCTCCTACCGTCAGCTGCCCCTGAACCTCTACCAGATCCAGACCAAGTTCCGCGACGAGATCCGGCCCCGCTTCGGCGTCATGCGGGCCCGGGAGTTCGTCATGAAGGACGGCTACTCCTTCGAGGCCGACGAGGCGAGCCTGGACCGCACCTACGAGGCCATGTTCGAGGCCTACGGCCGCATCTTCTCCCGCCTGGGCCTCGACTTCCGCCCCGTGCGCGCCCGCACCGGGGCCATCGGCGGCAGCGTCTCTCACGAGTTCCACGTCCTCGCCGAGTCCGGCGAGGACGAGATCGCCTCCTGCCCGTCCTGCGGCTACGCCGCCAACGTGGAGCTGGCCGAGGCGGCGGCCCCGGAGACGGAGCGCCCCGCCCCGGGGGAGGAACTGCGCACCGTGGACACGCCCGGCGCCTACACCATCGCCGCCGTGTCCGCCATGCTGGACGTGCCCGCCGATCGCACGGTGAAGACCCTGTTTGCCGAGGGCCGCCACGGCCCGGTGGCCCTGGTGCTGCGCGGCGACCACGAGCTCAACGAGGACAAGGCCGCCGCCCACCCGGCCCTGGGCGGCGAATGCCACTTCCTGGACGGCCACCGCGTCAAGCAGCTGGCCGGGGCCGAGCCGGGCTCCGTGGGCCCGGTGGGGCTGGACGTGGAGAAGGTGACGGTGGTGGCGGATCGCGAGGCGGCGGTGCTCGCCGACTTCGTCTGCGGCGCCAACCGGGACGATCAGCACCTCATGGGCGTCAACTGGAACGAGAACCTGCCCGAGCCCCAGGCTGCCGACCTGCGCATGGTGGTGAAAGGCGACCCCTGCCCCGAGTGCCGCACCCCCATGGACACCACCCGCGGCATCGAGGTGGGCCACATCTTCAAGCTGGGCGCCAAGTACTCGGAAAGTCTCGGGGCCACCTACCTGGACGCCGACGGCCGCGAGCACCCCATGCTAATGGGCTGCTACGGCATCGGGGTCTCGCGCATCGTGGCCGCCGCCATCGAGCAGAACCACGACGACGCGGGCATCCGCTGGCCGGAGGCCATCGCCCCCTTCGACGTGGCCCTGATCGCCATCAACAAGAAGAAATCCCAGCGGGTGGCGGACGCCGCCGAGGCGGTCTACGCGGAGCTCCGGGAGGCCGGCTACGAGGTGCTGTACGACGACCGCGACGAGCGGCCGGGGATCCAGTTCAACGACGCCGACCTGATCGGCATCCCCCACCGGCTGGTGGTGGGCGACAAGGGCCTGGACCGCGGGGTGTACGAATACAAGGCCCGCACCGCGGCGGAGAGCGAGGACGCCCCGGCGGACGGGCTGCTGGAATTCCTGCGGACACGGGCCGGGGACGTCTGACCCACCCTTTATCCCCATTCCGAATGGCGGTAGGCTTGCCGGGGGGATACCAGCCAAAGGGGACCGTCATGCACCTCCGCCGCATCCTGGCTCCGGTGGACCAGTCGGAGCCCTCCCACCACGCGGCGCGCTCCGCCGCGGAGATGGCCATCCGCTTCCAGGCCGAGCTGCACCTGCTGCACGTGGTCACCCCGCAGCTCATCTACGCCGAATGGCCCGAGCTGGTGATGCCGCCCGAGGACCTCACCGAGGAGATGCTGGAGCAGTGCCGGCGCTACCTGGAGGGCCTGGAGAAGGAGCTCACGGAGATGGGCGCCACCGTCACCGTGCACTGCGAGGAGTCGGCCATGCGCCCCTTCGCCGCCATCAGCCGCTTCGCCGGAGACCTGCCGGCGGACCTGATCGTGATCGGCTCGCACGGGCGGTCGGGCCTGCGCCATGCCCTGTTGGGCTCCACCGCCGAGCGGGTGGTCCGCAAGGCGCCCACGCCCGTGCTGGTGGTGAAATCCGCCGAGTCCGCCCCCGAGCTTCCCGAGTCCGCACCGGAGGGATAGCCGGTGCGCATCGCCCTTCCCCTGCTGGCCCTCGCCGGCCTGCTGGTCGCGGCGCGTCCGGTGCCCGCCGAGCCGGTGGATCCGCGGCTGCGCCAGGATCTCGGCGCCGCCCTTGACCGGCCCCACTCCCCCGCCGACCGGTTCGACCAGCAGGTCTGGTTCAAGGACTACATGCGCCGTCTGCGCCCCTTTGTCCCCGACGCCGAGGAGCGCCGCCGCCTGGCCGCCCTGGTCTTCGAGGAGGCCGGCAAGGCGGAGATCCCGCCGGGCCTGGTCTTCGCCGTGATTCAGGTGGAGTCCCACTTCCAGCGCTTCGCCCTGTCCCACGCCGGCGCCCGGGGCCTCATGCAGATCATGCCCTTCTGGCGCGAGGAGATCGGCCGCCCCGGGGACAACCTGTTCGAGCCCCGCACCAACCTGCGCTACGGCTGCACCATCCTCCGCCACTACCTGGAGCGGGAGGAGGGGGACATCCTGCGGGCCCTGGCCGCCTACAACGGCAGCATGGGGCGCACCATCTACCCCGAGAAGATCCATCGGGCCTACCGGCAGCGCTGGGCGGAGGGCCGCTAGGCGGGCTTTCCGCGGACAGCAAGGCGCGGGTCCGGGCCGGACCTCACCCGCCCTACCGGACCCGGAACTCGCCGAACGCCTTCTCCTCCTGGTCCATCGCATCCACCCGTTCCACATGGGCCGCCGGCGGCCCGCCCTGGCGGAACCAGTCCTCCAGGGCCCGGACAGCCTCCGGGTCCCCCGCCGCCACCGCCTCCACGGAGCCGTCGGGAAGATTGCGGACCCAGCCGCCCAGCCCGAGCTCCCGGGCCTTCCGCCGGGTCGAGTCCCGGAAGAAGACGCCTTGCACCCGGCCGTGGATGGTATAGTGTCGCTGCATCGACAGCCTCCCGAGCTGGATCGAACGCTCCGGGCCATCCGGTGTCCCGGAGCCAGGTTGACGGACTTCTTGCAGGGTAACGAGAGGAGCCCATGTTTTATACCGCCGCGGAAGTGCTTCCCCAGGAGGACAAGGTGTCCCGGCGCCTTGGAATCATCGCCGACATCCTGTTCCGCCGCAGCCGCAAGGATTTCAATATCCGCGTCGGGGAGCGGGAGCTGCGCTACACGGACAGCCCCCGGTTCGTTATCATCTTCGACAGCCCGCGCACCGTGCGCCGCCTCATCCTCCGCGCCAACGAATACCGGGCGGCGGAGGCCTTCGTGGACAAGCACCTGGACATCGAGGGCGACCTGATCGCCGGGCTGAAGACCAAGAACGCCCTCATCGAGCGGGCCCCCACCCTGCGCTTGGGCGAGAAGCTCAAGATCCTGTTCACCCTGCTGCGAATCTGAGCGCCATGTTCCGCCACACCCGCGCCAAGGACCGCCGGTCCATCGCCCACCATTATGACCTGTCGAACGACTTCTATGGGCTCTTCCTCGACCCGCAGATGGCCTACACCTGCGCCTACTTCCCCCACGAGGAAGCCAGCCTGGAGGACGCCCAGCGGGCCAAGTTCGACCACATCGCCCGCAAGCTGCGCCTGAAGCCCTACCAGACCCTCCTGGACATCGGCTGCGGCTGGGGATCCTTCGTGGTGCATGCCTGCAAGCACTACGGGGTCACCGCCCACGGCGTCACCCTGAGCCGCCAGCAGGCGGAGTACGCCCAGGAGTGGATCCGGCGCGAGGGCCTGGAAGACCAGGCGCTCGTCGAATACAAGGACTACCGGGACCTGGTGGGTGTGGAGCAGTACGACCGCATCAGCGCCATCGGCATCATCGAGCACGTCGGCCACCGCAACCTGGCCCGGTACTTCGAGGGCATCCACCGCCTCCTCAAGGACAACGGGCTGTTCCTCAACCACGGCATCTCCCGCGGCCGGGAATGGCGCCCCAACCCGGGCAGCCGGTGGATCAGCGACCGTGTCTTCCCCGAGGGGGAGCCGCCCTCACTGTCCACGGTCATCACCCAGCTTGAGGACAGCCGCTTCGAGGTCCAGGATGTGGAGAACCTCCGCGAGCACTACGCCAAAACCTGCGCCGAATGGGTGGAGCGGTTGCGCAGCAACCGCGACCAATGCCTCCAGCACGTGGACGAGCAAACCTACCGCACCTGGATCCTCTACCTGGCCATGAGCAGCATCTATTTCGAGGAGGGGGAGATCTTCCTCTACCAGGTGCTGTCGTCCAAGCGCATGCCCCGCTTCGCCCCCGTACCGCTTACCCGGGAGGACCTCTATGAGTGAGAAGGGATTCGACGCCGAGGTGCTGGTCATCGGCGGCGGGCCCGGCGGCTCCACCGCCGCCTGGGACCTCGCTCGGCAGGGCGTGGACGTGCTGGTGCTGGACGGGGCCGAGTTCCCCCGGGTCAAGCTCTGTGCGGGCTGGATCACCCCGCAGATCCTGGACGCCCTGGAGCTGGATCCGGAGGC of the Thiohalorhabdus denitrificans genome contains:
- the dxs gene encoding 1-deoxy-D-xylulose-5-phosphate synthase, coding for MAELLDTISYPEDLRGLDAARLPDLAEELRGYLLESLSETGGHLGANLGTVELTLALHYTFQTPHDRLVWDVGHQAYVHKLLTGRRESFGTIRQAGGLSGFPKRAESPYDTFGVGHASTSISAALGMAQASAAQGEERAVAAIIGDGAMTAGMAFEALNHAGDLNANLLVILNDNEMSISPNVGALSQRFSRLIAGRWYNRMRDNADRALSRIPGARDIARRAEEHFKGLITPGTLFEELGFNYVGPVDGHNLDELLPILGNLRGMEGPRLLHVVTRKGKGFEPAENEPTKYHGVTPFDPATGAPRKSGGGAPAYTKVFGDALIETAAADERVTGITPAMREGSGLVEFEQRFPERFFDVGIAEQHALTFAAGQACEGLRPVVAIYSTFLQRAYDQLIHDIAIQNLPVVFAIDRAGIVGPDGPTHGGNFDLSFLRPVPNLTLMTPANEVDLRNMLATGLALEGPSALRYPKDKAVGLATSGPPSPLEVGRAEVVREGSGGQALLVFGPFIGPALEAAEERDATVVNMRFVKPLDTALLTELAATHRHLVTVEENTLAGGAGEAVRAFLASLDPEVRVTCLGLPDAFIPQGERTALLGDYGLDAAGMTAALRAHTAPRPVARECPQK
- the folE2 gene encoding GTP cyclohydrolase FolE2, whose translation is MAVHDRTVSEQELPDCASEIQDTQGLPDQRRIPINKVGIKDIRHPVRVKDRTQGEQHTLAHFNAYVDLPQHFKGTHMSRFVEILNDHEREISVESFRSILEEMRARLEAEQAHLEMAFPYFIMKQAPVSGVESQMDYEVTLRGHLTPEDYQITIQVQVPVTSLCPCSKSISEYGAHNQRSHVDLQVRARDFVWIEDLVELAEAEASCDLYGVLKRPDEKYVTEHAYENPKFVEDLVRDIARRLEDDERIVWYTVGAENFESIHNHSAYAWIERDKRTPLPDGA
- a CDS encoding proline--tRNA ligase yields the protein MRLSQYLLPTLRETPADAEIVSHQLMLRAGMIRRLAAGLYSWLPLGYRVVQRVEQVVREEMNAAGAQEVLMPVVQPAELWEESGRWDNFGPELLRIKDRHDRDFALGPTHEEVITDLIRGEVRSYRQLPLNLYQIQTKFRDEIRPRFGVMRAREFVMKDGYSFEADEASLDRTYEAMFEAYGRIFSRLGLDFRPVRARTGAIGGSVSHEFHVLAESGEDEIASCPSCGYAANVELAEAAAPETERPAPGEELRTVDTPGAYTIAAVSAMLDVPADRTVKTLFAEGRHGPVALVLRGDHELNEDKAAAHPALGGECHFLDGHRVKQLAGAEPGSVGPVGLDVEKVTVVADREAAVLADFVCGANRDDQHLMGVNWNENLPEPQAADLRMVVKGDPCPECRTPMDTTRGIEVGHIFKLGAKYSESLGATYLDADGREHPMLMGCYGIGVSRIVAAAIEQNHDDAGIRWPEAIAPFDVALIAINKKKSQRVADAAEAVYAELREAGYEVLYDDRDERPGIQFNDADLIGIPHRLVVGDKGLDRGVYEYKARTAAESEDAPADGLLEFLRTRAGDV
- a CDS encoding universal stress protein, translating into MHLRRILAPVDQSEPSHHAARSAAEMAIRFQAELHLLHVVTPQLIYAEWPELVMPPEDLTEEMLEQCRRYLEGLEKELTEMGATVTVHCEESAMRPFAAISRFAGDLPADLIVIGSHGRSGLRHALLGSTAERVVRKAPTPVLVVKSAESAPELPESAPEG
- a CDS encoding lytic transglycosylase domain-containing protein — its product is MRIALPLLALAGLLVAARPVPAEPVDPRLRQDLGAALDRPHSPADRFDQQVWFKDYMRRLRPFVPDAEERRRLAALVFEEAGKAEIPPGLVFAVIQVESHFQRFALSHAGARGLMQIMPFWREEIGRPGDNLFEPRTNLRYGCTILRHYLEREEGDILRALAAYNGSMGRTIYPEKIHRAYRQRWAEGR
- a CDS encoding acylphosphatase, whose product is MQRHYTIHGRVQGVFFRDSTRRKARELGLGGWVRNLPDGSVEAVAAGDPEAVRALEDWFRQGGPPAAHVERVDAMDQEEKAFGEFRVR
- a CDS encoding SAM-dependent methyltransferase, whose protein sequence is MFRHTRAKDRRSIAHHYDLSNDFYGLFLDPQMAYTCAYFPHEEASLEDAQRAKFDHIARKLRLKPYQTLLDIGCGWGSFVVHACKHYGVTAHGVTLSRQQAEYAQEWIRREGLEDQALVEYKDYRDLVGVEQYDRISAIGIIEHVGHRNLARYFEGIHRLLKDNGLFLNHGISRGREWRPNPGSRWISDRVFPEGEPPSLSTVITQLEDSRFEVQDVENLREHYAKTCAEWVERLRSNRDQCLQHVDEQTYRTWILYLAMSSIYFEEGEIFLYQVLSSKRMPRFAPVPLTREDLYE